From Labeo rohita strain BAU-BD-2019 chromosome 18, IGBB_LRoh.1.0, whole genome shotgun sequence, the proteins below share one genomic window:
- the atmin gene encoding ATM interactor, translated as MAASTVNSNSRHKTQKCSEKLPLQDREIIKPSITELTKEVRTNILCTVEGCGKILPNTPALNMHLVKSHRIKEGLVNPTIRKDIKESQKLYCCPIEGCPRGPNRPFSQFSLVKQHFMKMHAEKKHKCLKCSNGYSTEWDLRRHAEDCGRTYSCTCGCPYASRAALLSHIYRTGHEVPKEHRYPPVKKRKMERLSSSATNCMPDELINEIPDCKKKISEGVVPTILVTGASDTAQHNTNHPRNPQKLLLPKPKVALVNVPIMQFTHLPVLLPSAESSALRSLVLSVDAQGSVSTVHILSPPVGTVVPDVNNKTLKEAFPVHTSGPETTSTGVQVNLESQASVGDPVDLGSRNKSTSTNIQTDISYLNKGMDAGPLTVSPCCEASVSSCSQTDISVSAQIQLPVNVQTQTLPSRIKATFSIGAQTDVFSFSSFNVTRETQTSCSAAPVDESQMDQAMCTNLFDTDTLSVSTQTAAADAHFRTSGLEDPLTSTGAGLFEDKTTASMCFGAQTDILHQNTVADNQTQTMILFRDLENILSDSMAGAASSCASGLVATHEPHHTGIDFDFEEFLNATHIQTQTEESGLNSLNTETTLELLDIETQTDFLLFENLGNGHNSDVGTRVQPSDLELEMFDTQTQTDLNFLLDTSGHMPLGSILRQSSFSMSTESSDTETQTDIRPAPLSLPCSHDGQVRLSSAETQTISSSFQSLGQLFHTSNETQTAVDDFLSADLAWNMESHFSSVETQTCEELLSLFRHNGKTKS; from the exons ATGGCTGCATCAACAGTCAACAGTAATAGCCGTCACAAAACGCAAAAATGCAGCGAGAAGCTGCCTTTACAAGACAGAGAGATTATTAAACCCTCCATAACAGAGCTCACCAAAGAAGTGCGGACCAACATTCTTTGTACGGTGGAAGGATGTGGGAAGATTCTGCCTAATACTCCAGCCCTCAACATGCATCTGGTTAAGTCCCACAGAATCAAG GAGGGTCTGGTCAACCCTACAATCCGAAAGGACATTAAAGAATCACAAAAGCTCTACTGTTGCCCAATAGAAGGCTGCCCAAGAGGACCAAACAGACCCTTTTCTCAGTTTTCACTTGTTAAACAG CACTTTATGAAGATGCATGCAGAAAAGAAGCACAAGTGTTTGAAGTGTAGTAATGGCTACAGCACTGAGTGGGACTTGCGGAGACATGCTGAGGATTGTGGGAGGACATACAGCTGCACATGTGGTTGTCCTTATGCCAGTAGAGCAGCACTGCTGTCTCATATCTACAGAACAGGCCACGAGGTTCCCAAAGAGCACAG GTATCCACCAGTGAAGAAGAGGAAAATGGAAAGATTGTCAAGCAGTGCAACAAATTGTATGCCTGATGAACTAATAAATGAAATTCCAGACTGTAAGAAAAAGATCAGTGAAGGAGTAGTCCCTACCATCTTAGTCACTGGAGCCTCAGACACAGCACAACACAACACGAACCACCCTAGAAACCCCCAGAAACTCCTTCTCCCAAAGCCCAAAGTGGCCCTAGTCAACGTTCCTATTATGCAGTTCACCCACCTGCCTGTTCTCCTCCCCTCTGCGGAAAGTAGTGCCTTGAGGTCACTGGTCTTGTCTGTGGATGCACAAGGGTCCGTAAGCACTGTGCATATTTTGTCACCGCCGGTCGGCACAGTGGTGCCTGATGTGAACAATAAGACTTTGAAAGAGGCCTTTCCTGTACATACATCAGGCCCAGAAACAACTAGCACAGGAGTACAGGTCAATCTTGAGAGTCAAGCCTCTGTGGGAGATCCAGTGGATCTTGGATCCAGAAACAAAAGCACTTCAACAAACATTCAAACTGACATATCATACCTCAACAAAGGAATGGATGCTGGACCACTGACTGTTTCCCCTTGCTGTGAGGCCTCGGTGTCCTCTTGCTCTCAGACAGACATCAGCGTAAGCGCTCAGATTCAACTGCCTGTTAATGTGCAAACCCAGACGCTACCCTCACGAATCAAAGCCACATTTTCCATTGGAGCACAGACAGATGTTTTCAGTTTCTCTTCCTTTAATGTGACCCGAGAAACGCAAACGAGCTGTTCTGCAGCCCCTGTGGATGAAAGCCAGATGGACCAAGCAATGTGCACAAATCTTTTTGATACTGATACTCTCAGTGTCTCCACTCAGACTGCAGCTGCTGATGCACATTTCAGAACCAGTGGTTTAGAAGATCCTCTGACCAGCACTGGAGCTGGGCTTTTTGAGGACAAGACTACTGCATCCATGTGTTTTGGAGCCCAGACTGACATTTTGCACCAAAACACAGTAGCAGACAACCAGACTCAGACCATGATACTTTTCCGTGACCTTGAGAATATACTTTCTGACAGCATGGCTGGAGCTGCTTCGAGCTGTGCTTCAGGTTTAGTTGCTACGCATGAACCGCATCACACTGGTATTGACTTTGACTTTGAAGAGTTCCTTAATGCAACACACATTCAGACCCAGACAGAAGAAAGTGGTTTGAACAGTCTGAACACAGAGACAACTTTGGAACTCCTAGACATTGAGACACAGACCGACTTCCTGCTCTTTGAAAACCTTGGTAATGGGCACAACAGTGATGTTGGAACAAGGGTGCAACCAAGTGATCTGGAACTTGAGATGTTTGACACTCAAACCCAGACAGACCTCAACTTCTTGCTAGACACGAGTGGACACATGCCCCTTGGCAGTATCCTCAGACAGTCTAGTTTCAGCATGAGCACGGAGTCCTCAGACACAGAAACACAGACTGACATCCGACCTGCTCCACTTTCACTGCCGTGCTCCCATGATGGGCAGGTGAGGCTCAGCAGTGCTGAAACCCAGACCATCTCCAGTTCCTTTCAGAGTCTCGGCCAACTCTTTCACACTAGCAATGAGACCCAAACAGCAGTGGACGACTTCCTTTCAGCAGACTTGGCCTGGAACATGGAGTCTCACTTTAGCTCGGTGGAAACCCAAACATGTGAGGAGCTCCTCTCACTATTTCGACACAATGGGAAAACTAAGAGCTGA